The proteins below come from a single Carnobacterium divergens DSM 20623 genomic window:
- a CDS encoding sialate O-acetylesterase, translated as MIHSFLMLGQSNMAGRGFIKEVQPIYNERIQMLRNGRWQMMTEPINYDRPVAGVGLAASFAEAWCEKNKEDQIGLIPCAEGGSIIDEWHPDGILFRHAISQAKFAMENSQLTGILWHQGESDSTPERFLDYYEKLLHVIKAFRTELNAPNLPLMIGGMPDFLGKSGFGISCTKHHAVDQALQKVAFEQEYCYFVTAAELTANPDGIHINALSQRRFGLRYFEAFDNSRHVMEPLEGEEKRLGNLSKRAYTQGEKIYLASVEMALGTISYPEFEAKLGNLFRK; from the coding sequence ATGATACACTCATTTTTAATGTTGGGACAATCCAATATGGCTGGACGAGGATTTATCAAAGAGGTACAACCTATTTATAATGAAAGAATCCAAATGCTTCGTAATGGACGTTGGCAAATGATGACTGAGCCAATTAACTATGATCGTCCTGTTGCTGGAGTTGGACTAGCAGCTTCATTCGCTGAAGCTTGGTGTGAGAAGAATAAAGAAGATCAAATAGGTTTAATTCCTTGTGCTGAAGGCGGCAGTATAATAGATGAATGGCATCCAGATGGAATTCTATTTCGTCATGCCATTAGCCAAGCAAAATTTGCGATGGAAAATAGTCAACTAACAGGAATCCTTTGGCACCAAGGAGAAAGCGATAGCACTCCAGAGCGTTTTCTAGATTACTATGAAAAGTTATTACATGTTATCAAAGCATTTAGAACAGAGCTTAATGCTCCTAATCTACCATTAATGATAGGCGGTATGCCTGATTTTTTAGGGAAAAGTGGTTTTGGAATTAGTTGTACAAAACATCATGCAGTTGATCAAGCCTTGCAAAAAGTTGCTTTTGAACAGGAATATTGTTACTTTGTGACTGCAGCAGAACTGACAGCAAATCCTGATGGAATTCATATCAACGCTCTTTCACAACGTCGCTTTGGTTTACGTTACTTCGAGGCCTTTGATAACAGCCGACATGTAATGGAACCGCTAGAAGGTGAAGAAAAAAGATTGGGGAATTTAAGCAAAAGAGCCTACACCCAAGGGGAAAAAATTTATTTGGCAAGTGTGGAGATGGCATTAGGAACTATTAGTTATCCTGAATTTGAAGCGAAGTTGGGAAATCTTTTTCGAAAATAA
- a CDS encoding PadR family transcriptional regulator encodes MIPLIILGLLKQNPGSYGYELLALMDLRYYKYIVNYTKGSFYYHLQQMEEKGLINKIEPIAVKNTHEAHHYVMTELGEKEFEKLMHKYGTKTDYVKLSFFGAMLFVEEYPSEKFEEIVKEQLTETKNRINLLEQSLKTEQELPTYFRKMLENSRSHHIVNLEWFEEMLTNEEINES; translated from the coding sequence TTGATTCCATTAATTATCTTAGGTCTATTAAAGCAAAATCCAGGCTCGTATGGCTACGAACTCTTAGCCCTTATGGACTTACGCTACTATAAATATATCGTAAATTATACTAAAGGCTCTTTTTATTATCATTTGCAACAAATGGAAGAAAAGGGACTTATTAATAAGATAGAACCGATAGCCGTAAAAAATACCCATGAGGCTCACCACTATGTGATGACTGAATTAGGCGAGAAAGAGTTTGAGAAGTTGATGCATAAGTACGGAACAAAAACCGATTATGTTAAACTATCATTTTTTGGTGCGATGCTATTTGTTGAGGAATATCCTAGCGAAAAGTTTGAAGAAATTGTAAAAGAGCAACTAACTGAAACAAAGAACAGAATTAATTTATTAGAACAGTCACTTAAAACCGAGCAGGAGTTGCCAACCTATTTTAGAAAGATGCTAGAAAATTCTAGGTCTCATCATATAGTGAATTTAGAATGGTTTGAAGAGATGTTAACTAATGAGGAAATAAATGAAAGTTGA
- a CDS encoding glycine betaine ABC transporter substrate-binding protein yields MKKLMTLLLAASFLILLSSCATGLEPYNAKKPLGEQINYTITGIDAGGGIMSATDKAIEDYKLTNWQLQPSSSAAMTSTLEKAIKDKRPIVVTGWTPHWMFTKYDLKFLKDPKESFGTAESIHTIVRQGLKKDEPSAYTVLDRFHWTPEEMSDVMLDVNNGMDPEKAAEKWIKANPDAVAEWTKGVSKVDNHKLKLTYVAWDSEIASTNVVALVLNQLGYDTTIQAMEIQPMWASVATDAADGMVAAWLPRTSGAFYKDYKDKVDDLGPNLEGAQLGLVVPTYMENINSIEDLKK; encoded by the coding sequence ATGAAAAAATTAATGACGCTGTTATTAGCTGCCTCCTTTTTGATTCTATTAAGTAGTTGTGCTACTGGTCTTGAACCTTATAATGCAAAAAAACCACTTGGTGAACAAATCAATTACACGATTACAGGAATCGATGCAGGTGGCGGTATTATGTCTGCAACGGATAAAGCGATTGAAGATTACAAATTAACAAATTGGCAATTACAACCAAGCTCTTCTGCTGCCATGACAAGTACACTTGAAAAAGCAATCAAAGATAAGCGACCAATTGTTGTAACAGGTTGGACGCCTCACTGGATGTTTACTAAATATGATTTAAAATTCTTAAAAGATCCTAAAGAATCTTTCGGTACTGCTGAAAGCATCCATACGATCGTGCGCCAAGGTTTAAAAAAAGATGAACCTTCTGCTTACACGGTGCTAGATCGCTTCCACTGGACGCCAGAAGAGATGTCTGACGTGATGTTAGATGTCAACAATGGGATGGATCCTGAAAAAGCTGCTGAAAAATGGATTAAAGCAAATCCTGATGCAGTAGCTGAATGGACAAAAGGTGTTTCAAAAGTTGACAACCATAAGTTAAAATTAACCTATGTTGCTTGGGATTCTGAAATTGCTTCTACAAATGTGGTCGCTCTAGTCTTAAACCAATTAGGCTATGACACAACGATTCAGGCAATGGAAATTCAACCAATGTGGGCATCTGTTGCAACGGATGCTGCAGATGGTATGGTCGCTGCATGGTTGCCACGTACTTCTGGAGCCTTTTACAAAGATTATAAAGATAAAGTCGATGACTTAGGACCCAATCTTGAAGGGGCGCAACTTGGGTTAGTTGTTCCAACTTATATGGAAAATATCAATTCGATTGAAGATTTAAAAAAATAA
- a CDS encoding ABC transporter permease, producing MSNIPMIPIADWIDSLVENLTKFEGFFNVISVIIASIASVFQWVFDILPIWLFIVLVVACVYYVNRNGKKWGLIAFSFFGLLFIWNLGFWRDMTQTLTLVLTSSFVALVIGVPLGIWMSKSRIAEKIIRPILDFMQTMPAFVYLIPAVAFFGIGMVPGVVASVIFAMPPTVRMTNLGIRSVPTELDEAADSFGSTGWQKLFKVELPIAKSTIMAGINQSIMLALSMVVIASMIGTMGLGTKVYFAVGRNDAGNGFTAGLAIVILAIILDRLTQAFTKDKRTR from the coding sequence ATGTCTAATATACCAATGATTCCAATCGCTGATTGGATTGATTCACTCGTTGAAAACTTAACAAAATTTGAAGGATTCTTTAATGTAATTTCCGTGATTATCGCAAGCATCGCTAGCGTTTTCCAATGGGTCTTTGATATTTTACCAATTTGGCTGTTTATCGTCCTTGTTGTAGCATGCGTTTACTACGTTAACCGCAACGGAAAAAAATGGGGACTAATTGCCTTTTCATTCTTTGGCTTATTGTTTATTTGGAACTTAGGGTTCTGGCGTGATATGACTCAGACCTTAACGTTAGTCTTAACAAGTAGTTTTGTTGCCTTAGTAATCGGCGTACCTCTTGGTATTTGGATGTCAAAAAGCAGAATTGCTGAAAAAATCATCCGTCCGATTCTTGACTTTATGCAAACAATGCCAGCTTTCGTTTACTTGATTCCTGCTGTTGCCTTCTTTGGTATTGGAATGGTGCCTGGGGTTGTTGCTTCTGTTATTTTTGCAATGCCTCCAACTGTTCGTATGACAAACCTAGGTATTCGTAGTGTCCCAACTGAATTAGATGAAGCTGCAGATTCATTTGGATCAACTGGTTGGCAAAAACTTTTTAAAGTCGAGTTGCCAATCGCAAAATCAACCATTATGGCTGGGATTAACCAAAGTATCATGCTTGCTCTTTCAATGGTTGTTATTGCTTCAATGATTGGAACAATGGGACTTGGAACAAAAGTTTACTTTGCTGTTGGTCGTAATGACGCTGGTAACGGATTTACTGCTGGTTTAGCAATCGTTATTTTAGCTATCATTTTAGACCGTTTGACTCAAGCATTTACAAAAGATAAACGAACTCGCTAA
- a CDS encoding quaternary amine ABC transporter ATP-binding protein: MSKIKVEHLTKVFGKKSAKALSMLKDGQSKKDILKETGATIGVDNVSFNVEEGEIFVIMGLSGSGKSTLIRLLNRLIEPTSGDIYLDDVDLVNMDKKTLRETRRKSMSMVFQNFGLFPNRTILKNTEYGLEIQDIDKSERTQRANEALDLVGLNGYGEQYPDQLSGGMQQRVGLARALANNPDILLMDEAFSALDPLNRKEMQNQLLELQSTVQKTIIFITHDLNEALRIGDRIMIMRDGAVVQTGTPEDILTSPENDYVEKFIEDVDRSKVFTASNVMIRPSTISIEKDGPRVALKRMREESISSIFVVNRHRELIGMVHAKEVLDLINEKKSSLEEIIHRDIVTTEPDTPIADLMDTVSTMAVPMAVIENNKLKGIIVRGSVLAALAGNEVPQHV; this comes from the coding sequence TTGTCAAAAATTAAAGTTGAACATCTTACCAAAGTATTTGGAAAAAAAAGCGCTAAAGCACTTTCGATGTTAAAAGATGGTCAGTCTAAGAAAGACATCTTAAAAGAAACAGGCGCTACTATCGGGGTTGATAACGTAAGTTTCAACGTTGAAGAAGGCGAGATTTTTGTAATTATGGGATTGTCAGGTAGTGGGAAATCAACCTTGATTCGTCTGCTAAATCGTCTGATTGAACCAACATCTGGCGATATTTATTTAGATGATGTTGACTTAGTCAATATGGATAAAAAGACCTTACGCGAAACTCGTCGTAAAAGTATGAGTATGGTTTTCCAGAACTTCGGCTTGTTTCCAAATCGTACTATTTTAAAAAATACAGAATATGGCTTAGAAATTCAAGATATTGATAAAAGCGAACGCACACAACGTGCCAATGAAGCGTTGGATTTAGTTGGCTTAAATGGCTATGGGGAACAATACCCAGACCAATTATCAGGTGGGATGCAACAACGTGTTGGTCTTGCAAGAGCATTAGCGAATAACCCAGATATTTTATTGATGGATGAAGCCTTCTCTGCCTTAGATCCATTAAACCGAAAAGAAATGCAAAATCAATTGTTAGAATTACAAAGTACTGTTCAAAAAACAATTATTTTTATCACTCATGACTTAAATGAAGCCTTAAGAATCGGCGATCGTATTATGATTATGCGCGATGGTGCTGTTGTTCAAACCGGTACTCCTGAAGATATCTTAACGAGTCCTGAAAACGACTATGTTGAGAAATTTATCGAAGATGTGGATCGCTCTAAAGTCTTTACAGCAAGCAATGTGATGATTCGCCCGTCTACTATTTCAATCGAAAAAGATGGACCTCGTGTTGCCTTAAAACGCATGCGTGAAGAAAGCATCTCAAGTATTTTTGTTGTCAATCGTCATCGTGAGTTAATTGGAATGGTTCATGCTAAAGAAGTCTTAGATTTAATCAATGAAAAGAAATCGTCGCTTGAAGAAATCATTCACCGTGACATCGTAACAACTGAACCAGATACACCTATCGCTGATTTGATGGACACTGTTTCAACTATGGCGGTTCCAATGGCCGTTATTGAAAATAACAAACTTAAAGGAATAATTGTGCGCGGTTCTGTTCTGGCTGCGTTAGCAGGAAATGAGGTACCACAACATGTCTAA
- a CDS encoding HD domain-containing protein: protein MTNKIKKQILEDTKEFVFQTLNNEKSGHDWFHIQRVVNLTKQIAQQEARQVDAFVCEMAALLHDIPDEKLNVTPEIGKQRVEHWLKRQKLALVDQTAILTIVLNLSYKGGTNKVQLETIEGKIVQDADRLDAMGAIGIARTMIYSGHHGRPMHDPAKQPRTNMTLAEYRSNEDTAIMHFYEKLLKLKDTMNTTTGKKLANERHLYMENYLKEFFAEWNGEK from the coding sequence GTGACGAATAAAATAAAAAAACAAATTTTAGAGGATACAAAAGAGTTTGTCTTTCAAACGCTAAATAACGAAAAAAGCGGACATGATTGGTTTCATATTCAACGAGTGGTAAATTTGACTAAACAAATTGCACAGCAAGAAGCAAGACAGGTAGATGCTTTTGTTTGTGAAATGGCCGCATTACTTCATGATATACCTGATGAAAAACTTAACGTAACGCCAGAAATCGGGAAACAACGAGTGGAACATTGGTTGAAGCGTCAAAAGCTAGCGTTAGTAGATCAAACAGCTATTTTAACGATAGTTTTAAACCTTTCTTATAAAGGTGGAACGAACAAAGTACAGTTAGAAACCATTGAAGGGAAAATTGTTCAAGACGCAGATCGATTGGATGCAATGGGAGCCATAGGGATTGCTAGAACAATGATTTATTCAGGGCATCATGGTCGACCTATGCACGACCCGGCAAAGCAACCAAGAACGAACATGACGTTAGCAGAATATCGCTCTAACGAAGATACGGCGATTATGCATTTTTATGAAAAGTTATTAAAGTTAAAAGATACCATGAATACAACTACTGGAAAAAAATTAGCCAATGAAAGACATTTGTATATGGAAAACTATTTAAAAGAGTTTTTTGCAGAATGGAATGGCGAAAAGTAG